CCCGCGCCGCCGCTGGCCATGATCGCGCCAGTCGCGTAGTAACCATCCGCCGGATTGCCGATGGCCAGCGAGCGCGCGATGGTCGATGGCCGCTGCGGCTCGATCTCGCGATGCCCCGCCTTCGTCGCAGTGGTGATCGGCGAGCAGCCCGTGGCTTGCGCGCCATAGAGAATGTACGGCTTGCCTTCGACCAATCCAATCTCGGTGAGCTCATCAAAGGCCTTGCCCACGCGGGTGATGAGCGATCCGCCCGCCATGGGAACAACTACCTGATCGGGCAGACGCCAGCCGAGCTGTTCAGCAACTTCGTATGCGAGTGTCTTCGAACCCTCCGCGTAGAACGCGCGCAGGTTCACGTTGACGAAGCCCCAGCCATGCTCGCCGGCGATCTGCGAACACAGGCGATTGACCTGATCGTAGTTGCCGCGAATCTTCACCACCTTCGCGCCATACACGGCGGAGCCCATGATCTTGGCCTCTTCGAGATCCTCGGGGATGAACACGTAGGCTTGCAAGCCGGCTGCGGCGGAGTGCGCGGCGACCGCGTTGGCGAGGTTTCCCGTTGACGCGCAGGCGATGATCTTGAAGCCGAACTCGATGGCCTTGTTGAGCGCCACCGCCACTACGCGATCCTTGAACGACAGCGTCGGCGGATTCACCGCGTCATTCTTGATCCACAGCTTGCGACAGCCCAGCACTTTCGCCAGGCGCGGCGCATTCACCAGCGGCGTGTAGCCGACGTTCAGGCTGACTGTGGGATCATTGGAAAGGGGAAGCAGTTCGCGGTAGCGCCACATGTTGGGCGGGCGGCTGGAGATCTTCTCGCGCGTCAGGTCGCGCTTCCATCCGGCCACGTCGTACATGATCTCCAGCGGCGCGATGCAGTCGCAGACCACGCGTGGAGCGATGGGATAATCCTTGCCGCACTCGCGGCACTTGAGACCGGTAACGTAGGACAAACGAACCTCCCTGACTCTTTCGGCCTAAACCCAACTGCCCTAAAATAGGGCAGTGACCATTTATTGCTAAAGGGGGCCAAAAAACAAAAACCTCTTCCAAATGGAAGAGGTGTCAGGAAAGCTAACGCCTCCCCATTCTCATCTCCCCTCGGCGTATTGCCGAGGCAGGATTTGGCACAGGAACGATCTTCTGTCCTGTTGTCGTGGCTTCGTCGGGCCTGTCCCTCTGCCACTCTGGATAAGATTCGGGGAACGAATCGAATCAAAAATCTAGCTTACCACGACCCGCGCAATTCTGTCAAGGGGCGACCGGCTGGAAGAAGGTTTGGGTCCAAACGGGGCATCCAAATTATCCAAATTGACCAGAAAGCCCAAAGTACACACTTTCACGGTTCTTGCGGAATCGTCGGTTCTGTCGGTCGACCGACGCTTTTGATTTTCTGGATTATTTGGAAAATTTCGCGCCGTCATCGGTGAGTCAATGTTCCCGTTTTATTCGCTTTATATTCTTATTATATTTGTATTTTTGCGCTTCGGTGGTTCTCCGAAGCAGGAGTCGCGCCCCAGCACTCTTCAACAAATTCCAAATTTTCCTACTTTGCGGAATTATCCAAATTATCCCGTTGCGTTTCTCGCCCGTGATGGTGTTGCGTGACAGTGCCGCGCGCGTCAGCAAGCGGGCAAATGGAAAACCACGTCCTGGACGCCGATGCTTTTCCGACCGCCCGAGCATAATGCAAATTTGTGTCCCACCGCGCTTTGCAAAACCAAGAGCAAAAGCAATACCCGGCGTCTGGGACATTGCGTTCCATCGGCCCGCTTGCTGACGCGCGCGGCACTGTCACGCGTGGCATGGGGGATGGCTTGGGTACCGTTGCCACCAGAACATTTCCGCTGGCTTATCTGATTACTTTTTCCTGTTATGGCAAACGGCTGCATGGCGAGGGCGCCGAAACCGTTGATCGCCGGACGAATGCTTATGGCACGCCGTTTGTTCCACCGAGTGCGGTCATGGTGGAAATTGAAGAACAACAAATGACGAACTCGGAGT
The DNA window shown above is from Acidobacteriota bacterium and carries:
- a CDS encoding threonine synthase, whose amino-acid sequence is MSYVTGLKCRECGKDYPIAPRVVCDCIAPLEIMYDVAGWKRDLTREKISSRPPNMWRYRELLPLSNDPTVSLNVGYTPLVNAPRLAKVLGCRKLWIKNDAVNPPTLSFKDRVVAVALNKAIEFGFKIIACASTGNLANAVAAHSAAAGLQAYVFIPEDLEEAKIMGSAVYGAKVVKIRGNYDQVNRLCSQIAGEHGWGFVNVNLRAFYAEGSKTLAYEVAEQLGWRLPDQVVVPMAGGSLITRVGKAFDELTEIGLVEGKPYILYGAQATGCSPITTATKAGHREIEPQRPSTIARSLAIGNPADGYYATGAIMASGGAGEDVSDPEVVAGMKLLAETEGILGETAAGVTVAVAQKLLATGRMNPDAETVLCVTGNGLKTLDALHNQLDLGLTIRPRLEEFEEQVLNAVQAGVPVSAS